One genomic region from Augochlora pura isolate Apur16 chromosome 7, APUR_v2.2.1, whole genome shotgun sequence encodes:
- the Opa1 gene encoding opa1 mitochondrial dynamin like GTPase isoform X3: MKQILCGKIGDSILLFSKSSRYPLSIISTRKLMSGETSRVYRPLLASPHVRYFGNPSRAYAMFIGRILRGALKIRYLLLGGAVGGGVTLQKKYEQWKEVLPDMSWLDSFMPDNKEWQNLRGTLMTVKDTIANNIEIDPRIKQYGEAKYREYRNWFNQRLDDAIQAANDNGDDTNIAVPSKSIFDGITAIVEQLQSENSQERLNAMQEEIMQMQLKYQRELERLERENKELRKQMLLRGNHKLRNRKIKKSLIDMYSDVLDELSDYDSAYSTADHLPRVVVVGDQSSGKTSVLEMIAQARIFPRGGGEMMTRAPVKVTLSEGPYHIAQFKDSSREFDLSKESELADLRREVELRMKNSVKHGKTVSQDVIAMTVKGPGLQRMVLVDLPGIISTVTVDMAEDTRDAIRQMSQQYMSNPNAIILCIQDGSVDAERSNVTDLVAQMDPSGKRTIFVLTKVDLAEKNLANPDRLHKILSGKLFPMKALGYFAVVTGRGRQDDTIETIRDYEEKFFRSSKLFKDGLAMSGQVTTRNLSLAVAECFWKMVRETVEQQADAFKATRFNLETEWKNNFPSLRELDRNELFEKARGEILDEIVNLSQISPRHWDELLMVKIWDKVSTHVFENIYMPAAQTGNINTFNTTVDIKLRQWAEQQLPAKSVESGWECLQHEFHHFMNKAKLSPNHDKIFDNLKNAVINEAMRRHSWEEKASEMLRVIQLNTLEDRNVNDKRDWDQAVRFLETSIRDRLQVTEQILREMFGPGRTERWLYWKSRTEEQQKRLSVKDELDQILYMDKKHAPTLTQDELTTIKKNLQRNGLEIDNEFIREIWHPVYRRFFLQQNLAKAYDCRKAYYLYHTGHEQEVECYGVVLFCRIQQMLKVTANALRQQIMNREARRLHKELKEVLEDYSQDNDIKEQLLTGRRVTLAEELKRVRQIQEKLEEFIQALNKEK, translated from the exons GGACAGCATTTTGCTGTTCTCAAAGTCGTCCAGATATCCACTGTCTATAATCAGtacaagaaaattaatgtcaGGTGAAACAAGTAGAGTCTATCGACCATTATTAGCCTCACCTCATGTACGATATTTTGGAAACCCTAGTCGCGCTTATGCAATGTTTATTGGAAGAATTTTGAGGGGtgctttaaaaattcgatatctATTATTGGGTGGTGCAGTTGGTGGAGGAGTAACATTACAAAAG aaatatgaaCAATGGAAAGAAGTTTTACCCGATATGAGTTGGTTAGATAGTTTTATGCCTGATAATAAAGAATGGCAAAATTTACGTGGGACACTAATGACTGTTAAGGATACTATAGCAAATAACATAGAGATTG ATCCACGTATAAAGCAGTATGGGGAAGCTAAATATAGGGAATACAGAAACTGGTTTAATCAGAGATTGGATGATGCTATCCAAGCAGCCAATGATAATGGGGATGATACGAATATAGCAGTACCATCAAAGA GTATATTTGACGGTATCACAGCAATAGTAGAGCAACTTCAGTCAG AAAACTCACAAGAAAGATTAAATGCTATGCAAGaagaaattatgcaaatgcaattgaAATATCAACGTGAACTTGAAAgattagaaagagaaaataaagagCTTAGAAAGCAGATGCTTTTACGTGGTAATCACAAActaagaaacagaaaaataaaa aaatcTTTGATCGATATGTACAGTGATGTTCTAGATGAACTTAGCGATTACGATAGTGCTTATTCCACTGCTGATCATTTGCCAAGAGTAGTAGTTGTTGGTGATCAGAGCTCTGGTAAAACTTCGGTCCTAGAAATGATTGCTCAGGCAAGAATATTTCCTAG AGGTGGTGGTGAAATGATGACAAGAGCTCCAGTGAAAGTTACTTTAAGTGAAGGACCTTATCACATAGCCCAATTTAAAGACAGTTCCAGAGAATTTGATTTATCGAAAGAATCAGAATTGGCTGATTTGAGACGCGAGGTAGAGTTACGCATGAAGAATAGTGTTAAACATGGAAAGACAGTCAGTCAGGATGTTATTGCAATGACAGTGAAAGGACCAGGCCTTCAGCGAATGGTTTTGGTTGATTTACCTGGAATAATTAGT ACAGTTACAGTTGACATGGCAGAAGACACTCGTGATGCCATTCGACAGATGTCTCAGCAATATATGAGTAACCCAAACGCAATTATTCTTTGCATCCAAGACGGTTCTGTGGATGCTGAAAGAAGCAATGTTACAGATCTTGTGGCACAAATGGATCCTTCAGGAAAACGGACTATTTTTGTTTTGACAAAG GTAGACTTAGCAGAGAAAAATTTGGCCAATCCGGAtcgtttgcataaaatacTGTCCGGTAAATTATTTCCTATGAAAGCATTAGGGTATTTTGCTGTGGTCACTGGTCGTGGAAGACAAGACGACACTATAGAAACGATTAGAGATTatgaagaaaaattctttcgaagTTCGAAGTTATTCAA GGATGGTTTAGCGATGTCTGGTCAGGTGACTACAAGAAATTTGAGTCTCGCGGTCGCAGAATGCTTTTGGAAAATGGTTCGTGAAACCGTAGAGCAACAGGCTGATGCATTTAAAGCCACCAGATTTAATCTTGAAAcggaatggaaaaataatttcccaag TTTGAGAGAACTGGATAGAAACGAGCTCTTTGAGAAAGCACGAGGCGAGATATTAGACGAAATTGTAAACCTATCTCAAATTTCGCCGAGACATTGGGATGAACTACTAATGGTTAAAATATGGGATAAAGTTAGTACGCACGTGTTCGAAAATATCTATATGCCGGCCGCTCAAACTGGAAACATAA aTACATTCAATACGACTGTTGATATAAAACTTCGACAATGGGCGGAGCAACAATTGCCAGCCAAGAGTGTTGAAAGCGGCTGGGAATGTTTACAACACGAATTCCATCATTTCATGAATAAAGCGAAGTTAAGTCCTAACCACGATAAGATATTCGACAATTTAAAGAACGCAGTGATCAACGAGGCGATGCGCCGACATTCCTGGGAAGAGAAA GCATCTGAAATGTTACGGGTCATACAACTGAATACCTTGGAAGACAGAAACGTGAATGACAAAAGGGATTGGGACCAGGCAGTGCGTTTTTTGGAGACGTCCATTCGGGATAGATTACAAGTAACTGAACAGATATTGCGAGAAATGTTTGGACCCGGTCGTACAGAGCGCTGGCTTTATTGGAAGAGCCGAACTGAAGAACAACAGAAACGTTTATCGGTGAAGGATGAGTTAGATCAAATTCTGTATATGGACAAA AAGCACGCACCTACCCTCACACAAGATGAGCTTACAACAATCAAAAAGAATTTGCAACGCAACGGCCTAGAGAttgataatgaatttattcgggAAATATGGCATCCCGTTTACAGGAGGTTCTTCTTGCAGCAAAATCTGGCCAAAGCATACGATTGTAGGAAAGCATATTACCTATATCACACCGGACACGAGCAAGAA GTGGAGTGTTACGGGGTGGTGTTATTCTGCAGAATTCAGCAAATGTTGAAAGTCACTGCCAATGCACTACGGCAACAGATCATGAATCGTGAAGCTCGTAGACTGCATAAAGAGTTAAAAGAGGTGCTAGAAGACTATAGTCAGGATAACGATATAAAGGAACAATTGTTGACTGGTAGAAGAGTCACATTAGCCGAAGAACTCA AACGTGTCAGACAAATTCAAGAGAAGCTGGAGGAATTCATCCAAGCgttaaataaagagaaatga
- the Opa1 gene encoding opa1 mitochondrial dynamin like GTPase isoform X1: MKQILCGKIGDSILLFSKSSRYPLSIISTRKLMSGETSRVYRPLLASPHVRYFGNPSRAYAMFIGRILRGALKIRYLLLGGAVGGGVTLQKKYEQWKEVLPDMSWLDSFMPDNKEWQNLRGTLMTVKDTIANNIEIDPRIKQYGEAKYREYRNWFNQRLDDAIQAANDNGDDTNIAVPSKSIFDGITAIVEQLQSEAKDQFLNRTIAYAKPLIDDNIEEERKKAKNSQERLNAMQEEIMQMQLKYQRELERLERENKELRKQMLLRGNHKLRNRKIKKSLIDMYSDVLDELSDYDSAYSTADHLPRVVVVGDQSSGKTSVLEMIAQARIFPRGGGEMMTRAPVKVTLSEGPYHIAQFKDSSREFDLSKESELADLRREVELRMKNSVKHGKTVSQDVIAMTVKGPGLQRMVLVDLPGIISTVTVDMAEDTRDAIRQMSQQYMSNPNAIILCIQDGSVDAERSNVTDLVAQMDPSGKRTIFVLTKVDLAEKNLANPDRLHKILSGKLFPMKALGYFAVVTGRGRQDDTIETIRDYEEKFFRSSKLFKDGLAMSGQVTTRNLSLAVAECFWKMVRETVEQQADAFKATRFNLETEWKNNFPSLRELDRNELFEKARGEILDEIVNLSQISPRHWDELLMVKIWDKVSTHVFENIYMPAAQTGNINTFNTTVDIKLRQWAEQQLPAKSVESGWECLQHEFHHFMNKAKLSPNHDKIFDNLKNAVINEAMRRHSWEEKASEMLRVIQLNTLEDRNVNDKRDWDQAVRFLETSIRDRLQVTEQILREMFGPGRTERWLYWKSRTEEQQKRLSVKDELDQILYMDKKHAPTLTQDELTTIKKNLQRNGLEIDNEFIREIWHPVYRRFFLQQNLAKAYDCRKAYYLYHTGHEQEVECYGVVLFCRIQQMLKVTANALRQQIMNREARRLHKELKEVLEDYSQDNDIKEQLLTGRRVTLAEELKRVRQIQEKLEEFIQALNKEK, encoded by the exons GGACAGCATTTTGCTGTTCTCAAAGTCGTCCAGATATCCACTGTCTATAATCAGtacaagaaaattaatgtcaGGTGAAACAAGTAGAGTCTATCGACCATTATTAGCCTCACCTCATGTACGATATTTTGGAAACCCTAGTCGCGCTTATGCAATGTTTATTGGAAGAATTTTGAGGGGtgctttaaaaattcgatatctATTATTGGGTGGTGCAGTTGGTGGAGGAGTAACATTACAAAAG aaatatgaaCAATGGAAAGAAGTTTTACCCGATATGAGTTGGTTAGATAGTTTTATGCCTGATAATAAAGAATGGCAAAATTTACGTGGGACACTAATGACTGTTAAGGATACTATAGCAAATAACATAGAGATTG ATCCACGTATAAAGCAGTATGGGGAAGCTAAATATAGGGAATACAGAAACTGGTTTAATCAGAGATTGGATGATGCTATCCAAGCAGCCAATGATAATGGGGATGATACGAATATAGCAGTACCATCAAAGA GTATATTTGACGGTATCACAGCAATAGTAGAGCAACTTCAGTCAG AAGCAAAGGATCAATTTTTGAACCGTACAATAGCATATGCTAAGCCATTAATTGACGATAACATTGAAGAGGAACGTAAGAAAGCTA AAAACTCACAAGAAAGATTAAATGCTATGCAAGaagaaattatgcaaatgcaattgaAATATCAACGTGAACTTGAAAgattagaaagagaaaataaagagCTTAGAAAGCAGATGCTTTTACGTGGTAATCACAAActaagaaacagaaaaataaaa aaatcTTTGATCGATATGTACAGTGATGTTCTAGATGAACTTAGCGATTACGATAGTGCTTATTCCACTGCTGATCATTTGCCAAGAGTAGTAGTTGTTGGTGATCAGAGCTCTGGTAAAACTTCGGTCCTAGAAATGATTGCTCAGGCAAGAATATTTCCTAG AGGTGGTGGTGAAATGATGACAAGAGCTCCAGTGAAAGTTACTTTAAGTGAAGGACCTTATCACATAGCCCAATTTAAAGACAGTTCCAGAGAATTTGATTTATCGAAAGAATCAGAATTGGCTGATTTGAGACGCGAGGTAGAGTTACGCATGAAGAATAGTGTTAAACATGGAAAGACAGTCAGTCAGGATGTTATTGCAATGACAGTGAAAGGACCAGGCCTTCAGCGAATGGTTTTGGTTGATTTACCTGGAATAATTAGT ACAGTTACAGTTGACATGGCAGAAGACACTCGTGATGCCATTCGACAGATGTCTCAGCAATATATGAGTAACCCAAACGCAATTATTCTTTGCATCCAAGACGGTTCTGTGGATGCTGAAAGAAGCAATGTTACAGATCTTGTGGCACAAATGGATCCTTCAGGAAAACGGACTATTTTTGTTTTGACAAAG GTAGACTTAGCAGAGAAAAATTTGGCCAATCCGGAtcgtttgcataaaatacTGTCCGGTAAATTATTTCCTATGAAAGCATTAGGGTATTTTGCTGTGGTCACTGGTCGTGGAAGACAAGACGACACTATAGAAACGATTAGAGATTatgaagaaaaattctttcgaagTTCGAAGTTATTCAA GGATGGTTTAGCGATGTCTGGTCAGGTGACTACAAGAAATTTGAGTCTCGCGGTCGCAGAATGCTTTTGGAAAATGGTTCGTGAAACCGTAGAGCAACAGGCTGATGCATTTAAAGCCACCAGATTTAATCTTGAAAcggaatggaaaaataatttcccaag TTTGAGAGAACTGGATAGAAACGAGCTCTTTGAGAAAGCACGAGGCGAGATATTAGACGAAATTGTAAACCTATCTCAAATTTCGCCGAGACATTGGGATGAACTACTAATGGTTAAAATATGGGATAAAGTTAGTACGCACGTGTTCGAAAATATCTATATGCCGGCCGCTCAAACTGGAAACATAA aTACATTCAATACGACTGTTGATATAAAACTTCGACAATGGGCGGAGCAACAATTGCCAGCCAAGAGTGTTGAAAGCGGCTGGGAATGTTTACAACACGAATTCCATCATTTCATGAATAAAGCGAAGTTAAGTCCTAACCACGATAAGATATTCGACAATTTAAAGAACGCAGTGATCAACGAGGCGATGCGCCGACATTCCTGGGAAGAGAAA GCATCTGAAATGTTACGGGTCATACAACTGAATACCTTGGAAGACAGAAACGTGAATGACAAAAGGGATTGGGACCAGGCAGTGCGTTTTTTGGAGACGTCCATTCGGGATAGATTACAAGTAACTGAACAGATATTGCGAGAAATGTTTGGACCCGGTCGTACAGAGCGCTGGCTTTATTGGAAGAGCCGAACTGAAGAACAACAGAAACGTTTATCGGTGAAGGATGAGTTAGATCAAATTCTGTATATGGACAAA AAGCACGCACCTACCCTCACACAAGATGAGCTTACAACAATCAAAAAGAATTTGCAACGCAACGGCCTAGAGAttgataatgaatttattcgggAAATATGGCATCCCGTTTACAGGAGGTTCTTCTTGCAGCAAAATCTGGCCAAAGCATACGATTGTAGGAAAGCATATTACCTATATCACACCGGACACGAGCAAGAA GTGGAGTGTTACGGGGTGGTGTTATTCTGCAGAATTCAGCAAATGTTGAAAGTCACTGCCAATGCACTACGGCAACAGATCATGAATCGTGAAGCTCGTAGACTGCATAAAGAGTTAAAAGAGGTGCTAGAAGACTATAGTCAGGATAACGATATAAAGGAACAATTGTTGACTGGTAGAAGAGTCACATTAGCCGAAGAACTCA AACGTGTCAGACAAATTCAAGAGAAGCTGGAGGAATTCATCCAAGCgttaaataaagagaaatga
- the Opa1 gene encoding opa1 mitochondrial dynamin like GTPase isoform X2, giving the protein MKQILCGKIGDSILLFSKSSRYPLSIISTRKLMSGETSRVYRPLLASPHVRYFGNPSRAYAMFIGRILRGALKIRYLLLGGAVGGGVTLQKKYEQWKEVLPDMSWLDSFMPDNKEWQNLRGTLMTVKDTIANNIEIDPRIKQYGEAKYREYRNWFNQRLDDAIQAANDNGDDTNIAVPSKKAKDQFLNRTIAYAKPLIDDNIEEERKKAKNSQERLNAMQEEIMQMQLKYQRELERLERENKELRKQMLLRGNHKLRNRKIKKSLIDMYSDVLDELSDYDSAYSTADHLPRVVVVGDQSSGKTSVLEMIAQARIFPRGGGEMMTRAPVKVTLSEGPYHIAQFKDSSREFDLSKESELADLRREVELRMKNSVKHGKTVSQDVIAMTVKGPGLQRMVLVDLPGIISTVTVDMAEDTRDAIRQMSQQYMSNPNAIILCIQDGSVDAERSNVTDLVAQMDPSGKRTIFVLTKVDLAEKNLANPDRLHKILSGKLFPMKALGYFAVVTGRGRQDDTIETIRDYEEKFFRSSKLFKDGLAMSGQVTTRNLSLAVAECFWKMVRETVEQQADAFKATRFNLETEWKNNFPSLRELDRNELFEKARGEILDEIVNLSQISPRHWDELLMVKIWDKVSTHVFENIYMPAAQTGNINTFNTTVDIKLRQWAEQQLPAKSVESGWECLQHEFHHFMNKAKLSPNHDKIFDNLKNAVINEAMRRHSWEEKASEMLRVIQLNTLEDRNVNDKRDWDQAVRFLETSIRDRLQVTEQILREMFGPGRTERWLYWKSRTEEQQKRLSVKDELDQILYMDKKHAPTLTQDELTTIKKNLQRNGLEIDNEFIREIWHPVYRRFFLQQNLAKAYDCRKAYYLYHTGHEQEVECYGVVLFCRIQQMLKVTANALRQQIMNREARRLHKELKEVLEDYSQDNDIKEQLLTGRRVTLAEELKRVRQIQEKLEEFIQALNKEK; this is encoded by the exons GGACAGCATTTTGCTGTTCTCAAAGTCGTCCAGATATCCACTGTCTATAATCAGtacaagaaaattaatgtcaGGTGAAACAAGTAGAGTCTATCGACCATTATTAGCCTCACCTCATGTACGATATTTTGGAAACCCTAGTCGCGCTTATGCAATGTTTATTGGAAGAATTTTGAGGGGtgctttaaaaattcgatatctATTATTGGGTGGTGCAGTTGGTGGAGGAGTAACATTACAAAAG aaatatgaaCAATGGAAAGAAGTTTTACCCGATATGAGTTGGTTAGATAGTTTTATGCCTGATAATAAAGAATGGCAAAATTTACGTGGGACACTAATGACTGTTAAGGATACTATAGCAAATAACATAGAGATTG ATCCACGTATAAAGCAGTATGGGGAAGCTAAATATAGGGAATACAGAAACTGGTTTAATCAGAGATTGGATGATGCTATCCAAGCAGCCAATGATAATGGGGATGATACGAATATAGCAGTACCATCAAAGA AAGCAAAGGATCAATTTTTGAACCGTACAATAGCATATGCTAAGCCATTAATTGACGATAACATTGAAGAGGAACGTAAGAAAGCTA AAAACTCACAAGAAAGATTAAATGCTATGCAAGaagaaattatgcaaatgcaattgaAATATCAACGTGAACTTGAAAgattagaaagagaaaataaagagCTTAGAAAGCAGATGCTTTTACGTGGTAATCACAAActaagaaacagaaaaataaaa aaatcTTTGATCGATATGTACAGTGATGTTCTAGATGAACTTAGCGATTACGATAGTGCTTATTCCACTGCTGATCATTTGCCAAGAGTAGTAGTTGTTGGTGATCAGAGCTCTGGTAAAACTTCGGTCCTAGAAATGATTGCTCAGGCAAGAATATTTCCTAG AGGTGGTGGTGAAATGATGACAAGAGCTCCAGTGAAAGTTACTTTAAGTGAAGGACCTTATCACATAGCCCAATTTAAAGACAGTTCCAGAGAATTTGATTTATCGAAAGAATCAGAATTGGCTGATTTGAGACGCGAGGTAGAGTTACGCATGAAGAATAGTGTTAAACATGGAAAGACAGTCAGTCAGGATGTTATTGCAATGACAGTGAAAGGACCAGGCCTTCAGCGAATGGTTTTGGTTGATTTACCTGGAATAATTAGT ACAGTTACAGTTGACATGGCAGAAGACACTCGTGATGCCATTCGACAGATGTCTCAGCAATATATGAGTAACCCAAACGCAATTATTCTTTGCATCCAAGACGGTTCTGTGGATGCTGAAAGAAGCAATGTTACAGATCTTGTGGCACAAATGGATCCTTCAGGAAAACGGACTATTTTTGTTTTGACAAAG GTAGACTTAGCAGAGAAAAATTTGGCCAATCCGGAtcgtttgcataaaatacTGTCCGGTAAATTATTTCCTATGAAAGCATTAGGGTATTTTGCTGTGGTCACTGGTCGTGGAAGACAAGACGACACTATAGAAACGATTAGAGATTatgaagaaaaattctttcgaagTTCGAAGTTATTCAA GGATGGTTTAGCGATGTCTGGTCAGGTGACTACAAGAAATTTGAGTCTCGCGGTCGCAGAATGCTTTTGGAAAATGGTTCGTGAAACCGTAGAGCAACAGGCTGATGCATTTAAAGCCACCAGATTTAATCTTGAAAcggaatggaaaaataatttcccaag TTTGAGAGAACTGGATAGAAACGAGCTCTTTGAGAAAGCACGAGGCGAGATATTAGACGAAATTGTAAACCTATCTCAAATTTCGCCGAGACATTGGGATGAACTACTAATGGTTAAAATATGGGATAAAGTTAGTACGCACGTGTTCGAAAATATCTATATGCCGGCCGCTCAAACTGGAAACATAA aTACATTCAATACGACTGTTGATATAAAACTTCGACAATGGGCGGAGCAACAATTGCCAGCCAAGAGTGTTGAAAGCGGCTGGGAATGTTTACAACACGAATTCCATCATTTCATGAATAAAGCGAAGTTAAGTCCTAACCACGATAAGATATTCGACAATTTAAAGAACGCAGTGATCAACGAGGCGATGCGCCGACATTCCTGGGAAGAGAAA GCATCTGAAATGTTACGGGTCATACAACTGAATACCTTGGAAGACAGAAACGTGAATGACAAAAGGGATTGGGACCAGGCAGTGCGTTTTTTGGAGACGTCCATTCGGGATAGATTACAAGTAACTGAACAGATATTGCGAGAAATGTTTGGACCCGGTCGTACAGAGCGCTGGCTTTATTGGAAGAGCCGAACTGAAGAACAACAGAAACGTTTATCGGTGAAGGATGAGTTAGATCAAATTCTGTATATGGACAAA AAGCACGCACCTACCCTCACACAAGATGAGCTTACAACAATCAAAAAGAATTTGCAACGCAACGGCCTAGAGAttgataatgaatttattcgggAAATATGGCATCCCGTTTACAGGAGGTTCTTCTTGCAGCAAAATCTGGCCAAAGCATACGATTGTAGGAAAGCATATTACCTATATCACACCGGACACGAGCAAGAA GTGGAGTGTTACGGGGTGGTGTTATTCTGCAGAATTCAGCAAATGTTGAAAGTCACTGCCAATGCACTACGGCAACAGATCATGAATCGTGAAGCTCGTAGACTGCATAAAGAGTTAAAAGAGGTGCTAGAAGACTATAGTCAGGATAACGATATAAAGGAACAATTGTTGACTGGTAGAAGAGTCACATTAGCCGAAGAACTCA AACGTGTCAGACAAATTCAAGAGAAGCTGGAGGAATTCATCCAAGCgttaaataaagagaaatga